In the Methylomonas rhizoryzae genome, one interval contains:
- a CDS encoding filamentous haemagglutinin family protein, producing the protein MANRKSIGLTAVTQPTVDLKPLAAGIKWVLAGSMMLGAPLSRAELPVPDPARGWVASGRADQTLVDQGQTLQIDQHTDKLILNWKSFDVGKDNTVKFVQPGSSSIALNRIYDQNPSSILGKVVANGQVYLFNQNGFLFGKDAVVNTNSLVATALNISDDVFQRGITRVFDEDGRAALAIEPGSGFNAATSKILIDAGAKIHVDAGGRIILAAPTIENNGSLAADANGQIIMAASEDKVYLQAADSASPFSGLLVEVDTGGKVENVGSVLAKEGNITLAGYAVNQSGRLTATTSVDVNGSIRLLAREQHTAIGDKLSAASTVRGEKDVSTVTFKKDSVTEVQADQDGGSAVDEQEQRKSYIEVNGHDVAMMSGSTIQGPSAQVEIEASDSVVAPAAGNSGRFWMENGATIDVSGSTQATVAMERNIGEISVQSYDLRDAPLQKDGPLKGETVKVDLRKQTEIVDTSGARDRIKRGIEERLAEGGEVNITAAGDAVINKGAKIDIAGGSVRYLAGTLSTTKLMDQAGRIVDISDADPNETYVKVFDTVKSVNGDKVEKNPLPGNAIYQAGYKEGKDAGSVNITSRHLAWNGTLAAGAQAGVFQRAAGAQPDGGRFSFDSSIDANVAQNVSFRAGNSNEDIALGQDFPLDDLGRSQTTVLSSRMLSQSGVEHVEVKTYGNVDVAESANIKLAAGGDFKVEAPSIDVQGQVQVAGGTIALSNIGSGGVLIGPRGRLNVSGRWVNDYSAGLGADPLGVLAVNGGSVIISSLGDLTVQAGAQIRADGGAWLSQTGTVTAGDGGSIALIAGNSSRPGRLSLDGSVSAAAMGKAGSLTLSSDAIVVGNGDGTGDEAMRLKVTGAGRFAFDPKGGFGSVELIGNVGGVSIEEGTVLNLKTANLVLRDGFLQKPSDSDIRGFSDLVMLPEHLRAATHLSLSGLLDVVLGTGSSISVDKRGSVELVTNRGGIYIDGTINAPGGSIRAAIESIALDPYVASQSVWLGEHAQILAQGTVIRDPVDAFGKQNGEVLDGGEVSFDVQRGGLVFEQGSLIDVSGTHSVLDVPVQGKPATVTKPTEVFGDAGSVDISVAEAAIFDGKIVGLVSSDGARGGRFSFTFDRDRRLPDPFAQIPFPDGPLLLLVRDEQQGDYRDEFGFGDDIPESRIGQALLSAQMLEQGGFSDIRLQSPDSIVFQGRVDLTAAARIDLNAPVIAGEALNGVDADISLAAALVRLGSSLTDHAATAPQWGSGAFSAQAQWLELQGAAVFDGFGSVKLSSAYDMRTVGNLNITDRGYFGELRTAADLTLTASQIYPTTLSQYLIRIENNPQGKLTIVGSGNSSVTPLSAAGKLTLQAANIVQGGTLRAPLGSLQLQAGESLVLADGSLTSVSAAGTVIPFGVTQAELDWLYVLDSVRNLVFDTPPEKSLLLQAPDVELAAGSTVDLSGGGDLYAYEFLTGAGGTYDYLDPNSAGYSGGFAILPSLGSELAPFDHYENTTVGWDYAIGSKVYLSGSNGLPAGEYVILPAHYALLPGAFLVTPQAGSLDQTQNIATVSGLSVVTGYFTDAGTNARDARWSGFLLETGEQLRLHSEYAESGANDFYADKAAKNETAVPLLPQDSGQIALLAGTRLVLQSEFLAEAFNGGRGARMDIASGAIRVVNALSETPEQGVLEVSAEQLNALKVDSLLLGGARQRDKASGATNVEVFARQVVFAAGAQLAVKDLSAAASDTLAVESGAVLSAQGEVNTGDSVLNVVGDGALLRVSGDEQVVLQRQDAPGAGGRLSIQEGASLTASGSMLLDASQSTLLQGDIAMQHGSLNLSANSMNLGEVDDLDANALNLSNRKLLDLQVDELVLSVRNGLNLYGNVQWVDSAGQAVLDENGQAQPISFGRLVIDSPIINGYGADGDLAGIQADSLRLQNSFTTTSAGAGGSGNLRLSADTVEIGDGKVGLQGFAEVAIAAHKQLRADGDGGLNVAADLTLTTPAITAANGAQLDVDASGHALNIQTAAAETVADASGFGARIGLTADSIAFNTRLSLPTGELRLDALQGDISLGDNAQIDLAGRSYAIADSKGYTGGGNLYATAQHGGIGIAEQATLNLNGGGGSAKGGQLHLSAVESSVRIDGQIQNQQGRAFVDVGQFAAGGFDGLVNTLAEAGVTDTVYLRSRNDDLVQGAGSTLKAANITLISDNGSIDSAGTLNADGTETGGAIRLYAGDLIRLNGATLSATGIKGGSVLLSATDSDGDGNSGIVLAAGATIDVGNGTATATGTTKLQGGEVTLRTLRDGNGVLLTDNGATVKGYAEKAAVYDADGQLTEYGYRQFFIEAVKRYQDDNGFLTADDYAAIQADTAAYMSVANMQAVTDTFGARLLAGVEVVYAGDLMVVDKWDLADWRYSERDDWVAMPGSLTLRAAGDVSVYASLSDGFKDGVLPSPFGDIPFTDMLQGGESWNLRVVAGADLASADWQASGNAGDLLIGPNVAIRTGSGDIALSAGGDVVFSDQTSVVYNAGRISETNPYGSMDLLMAIGALPYLYYPVDGGDLTISAGGNIQGAQSSQFIDAWMGRQGSSDRLEDAYLASVAADLASLKDDAAGLQAYIDSLPDNLQKHIYDGYKLDSLAYSAATTWGLSLGNGVFQQNVGSFGGGSVQISAGGDINDLSVMMPTTGKQTGDPAYDPNNPSTLGFITNQVEVNGGGTLQVTAGNDIAGGLYYLGAGSGNLQAGGSIVGGGQYSNGAQLLLGDTQMTLQANREVVLAGVSDPMIMQPEAQGSTNFFSYSDGSSLSVFSLGGDVHLGGNIQAIEADLNTTQKNLAVVYPASLDVRALSGSVVLDDAIALFPSPDAQLVVFADQDIKSDGLIQLGMSDADRALLPDALTPIAAGSELQSVEARLQPFGLNTLVHAAVPVHSGDETPVYLVAQNGSIENVQFSLAKKAVIRTGRDFKDVILQIQHANADDVSILAVGRDLKFTSSRDLNGALNGNNSKINVSGPGDLFIQTGRHFDLGAAKGLYSDGDLINTGLADSGASITVMVGLNGGQPDYAKIVSRTVGLASYGDELAPAKTRIVEYMNALVANNPEAKQAVVAYLRDKLAGELHADTYALSDEQVLKLFDERGDLKVAAFQALPSVYTLELQLALNALPDYAAAVAAHTKAGEQTLVDDAGLQTARNLIVNFVRNSSGDADMSEGEALQQFAALPADEYAGLQPLLNDLLLPGVLAVIKEAGTQGAISRQLADYQPGYQAIQSLFPAADWNGDLSMVFSTIQTLDDGNINLFVPGGSVNVGLAAAVEAKKDSELGIIAQGKGDVNLVIAGFRPELRGLSYQSDGKKPDAAKGSLFVNQSRIFTLGDGNILAWSSDGDIDAGRGAKSALDVPSAIITYDENGDVQIQFPPSVSGSGIRPSGRGKPFLFAPVGKIDAGEAGIGCAAGCVLGSATLANASNIDVGKGGGIGVPNQNAAAPALPAGVSNLNAAVGQMAESSATKAGGGSADSSNQAALGLLSVEVLGFGEPGVESAGGAAGNSGSNKPKGAL; encoded by the coding sequence ATGGCTAATCGCAAATCCATCGGGCTGACGGCCGTTACGCAACCGACCGTCGATCTGAAACCGTTGGCCGCCGGGATTAAATGGGTGCTGGCCGGCAGCATGATGCTGGGCGCCCCGCTGAGCAGAGCCGAATTGCCGGTGCCCGATCCGGCCCGAGGCTGGGTTGCGTCCGGCCGGGCGGACCAGACCTTGGTCGACCAGGGGCAGACGCTGCAAATCGACCAGCACACCGATAAGTTGATTCTGAACTGGAAAAGCTTCGACGTCGGCAAGGACAATACCGTCAAATTCGTGCAGCCCGGCAGCAGCTCGATTGCCTTGAACCGCATTTACGATCAAAACCCCAGCAGCATCCTGGGCAAAGTCGTCGCTAACGGCCAAGTCTATTTGTTCAATCAAAACGGTTTTCTATTCGGCAAGGACGCGGTGGTCAACACCAATAGCTTGGTTGCAACCGCCTTGAATATCAGCGATGACGTGTTTCAACGCGGGATCACCCGCGTGTTCGACGAAGACGGGCGGGCCGCGCTGGCGATAGAACCGGGCAGCGGCTTCAACGCCGCAACCAGCAAGATATTGATCGATGCCGGTGCCAAGATCCATGTGGATGCCGGCGGCCGTATCATCTTGGCGGCGCCGACTATCGAGAACAACGGTTCGTTGGCGGCGGACGCCAACGGCCAGATCATCATGGCGGCCAGCGAAGACAAGGTGTATTTGCAGGCGGCGGATAGCGCTAGTCCGTTTTCCGGGTTGTTGGTAGAGGTCGATACCGGCGGCAAGGTGGAAAACGTCGGCTCGGTATTGGCCAAAGAAGGCAACATCACCCTGGCCGGCTATGCGGTCAACCAATCCGGTAGGCTGACCGCCACCACGTCGGTGGACGTGAACGGCTCGATACGCCTGCTGGCGCGCGAACAGCATACCGCTATCGGCGATAAATTATCGGCCGCTTCCACCGTGCGCGGCGAAAAAGACGTTTCCACAGTCACTTTTAAAAAAGACAGCGTCACCGAAGTGCAAGCCGATCAGGACGGCGGCAGCGCGGTGGACGAGCAGGAACAGCGCAAGTCCTACATCGAGGTTAACGGCCACGACGTGGCCATGATGTCCGGCTCCACCATACAAGGGCCTTCCGCGCAGGTAGAGATCGAGGCCAGCGATTCGGTAGTGGCGCCGGCCGCCGGCAACAGCGGCCGGTTTTGGATGGAAAACGGCGCCACGATAGACGTATCCGGCAGCACGCAAGCGACCGTGGCGATGGAGCGCAACATCGGGGAAATCTCGGTGCAAAGCTACGACCTGCGCGACGCGCCGTTGCAAAAAGATGGCCCGCTGAAAGGCGAAACCGTCAAGGTCGATTTACGCAAACAGACCGAAATCGTCGACACCAGCGGCGCCCGGGACAGGATAAAGCGAGGAATAGAGGAGCGTTTGGCCGAGGGCGGTGAGGTCAACATCACCGCGGCCGGCGACGCCGTCATCAACAAAGGCGCCAAAATCGATATTGCCGGCGGTTCGGTACGTTATTTGGCCGGCACCCTCTCGACCACCAAGTTGATGGACCAAGCCGGGCGTATCGTCGACATTAGCGACGCCGACCCGAACGAAACCTACGTCAAAGTGTTCGATACGGTCAAGAGCGTGAACGGCGACAAGGTCGAAAAAAACCCCTTGCCGGGTAATGCGATTTATCAGGCCGGCTACAAGGAAGGCAAAGATGCCGGCAGCGTCAACATTACCTCCCGGCATTTGGCCTGGAACGGTACGTTGGCGGCCGGGGCGCAAGCCGGGGTATTCCAGCGCGCGGCCGGCGCTCAACCGGACGGCGGCCGGTTTAGCTTCGATTCGAGCATAGACGCCAATGTCGCGCAAAACGTCAGTTTTCGCGCCGGCAACAGCAACGAAGACATAGCACTCGGACAGGATTTTCCGTTAGACGACCTCGGCCGGTCGCAGACGACGGTCCTATCCAGCCGGATGCTGAGTCAGTCGGGCGTCGAACACGTCGAGGTCAAAACCTACGGTAACGTCGATGTCGCCGAAAGCGCCAATATCAAGTTGGCCGCCGGCGGCGATTTTAAGGTAGAGGCGCCGAGCATAGACGTGCAGGGACAAGTGCAAGTGGCCGGCGGCACTATCGCCTTAAGCAATATAGGCAGCGGCGGCGTGCTGATAGGCCCGCGAGGCCGTTTGAATGTGTCCGGCCGTTGGGTCAACGACTATTCGGCCGGTCTCGGCGCCGATCCGCTCGGCGTGTTGGCCGTCAACGGCGGCAGCGTGATCATAAGCTCGCTAGGCGATTTAACCGTGCAGGCCGGCGCGCAAATCCGCGCCGACGGCGGCGCCTGGCTCAGTCAAACCGGCACGGTGACGGCAGGCGACGGCGGCAGTATCGCCTTGATCGCCGGCAATTCGAGCCGTCCCGGCCGCTTGAGTCTGGACGGAAGCGTATCCGCCGCGGCGATGGGCAAGGCCGGCAGCCTGACTTTAAGTAGCGACGCCATCGTGGTCGGCAATGGCGACGGCACGGGCGACGAAGCGATGCGCTTAAAGGTGACCGGCGCGGGGCGTTTCGCATTCGATCCCAAGGGCGGCTTCGGCAGCGTTGAATTAATCGGTAACGTCGGCGGAGTCTCGATAGAAGAGGGTACGGTGTTGAATTTGAAAACCGCCAACCTGGTATTGCGCGACGGCTTTTTGCAAAAACCCAGCGATAGCGACATTCGCGGTTTCAGCGATTTGGTGATGCTGCCGGAGCATTTGCGCGCCGCCACGCATTTGTCGCTGAGCGGTTTGCTGGATGTCGTACTAGGTACCGGCAGCTCGATCAGCGTCGATAAGCGCGGCAGCGTGGAGCTGGTGACCAATCGGGGCGGCATTTACATAGACGGCACGATCAACGCACCGGGCGGCTCGATTCGGGCAGCGATAGAAAGCATCGCGCTGGACCCCTACGTCGCCAGCCAGTCGGTGTGGCTGGGCGAGCATGCGCAGATATTGGCCCAAGGCACGGTGATACGCGACCCGGTCGATGCCTTCGGCAAGCAAAACGGCGAGGTGCTCGACGGTGGCGAGGTCAGCTTCGACGTGCAGCGCGGCGGCTTGGTGTTCGAGCAGGGCTCTTTGATTGACGTATCGGGTACCCATTCGGTGTTGGATGTGCCGGTGCAAGGCAAGCCGGCGACGGTCACCAAACCGACCGAGGTGTTCGGCGATGCCGGCAGCGTGGATATTAGCGTGGCCGAAGCGGCGATATTCGACGGCAAAATCGTCGGACTGGTCAGCTCCGACGGTGCGCGCGGCGGCCGTTTCAGTTTCACCTTCGACCGGGATAGACGGTTGCCGGACCCGTTTGCGCAGATTCCGTTTCCGGACGGCCCCTTGTTGTTATTGGTCCGCGACGAACAACAAGGCGACTACCGGGACGAATTCGGTTTCGGCGACGACATTCCGGAGTCGCGCATCGGCCAAGCGCTGCTATCGGCGCAAATGCTGGAACAAGGCGGTTTCAGCGACATTCGGTTGCAGTCGCCGGATAGCATCGTGTTCCAAGGGAGGGTGGATTTAACGGCCGCCGCGCGCATCGATTTGAACGCACCGGTCATTGCCGGCGAAGCGCTGAACGGCGTCGACGCCGATATTTCCCTAGCAGCGGCCTTGGTGCGCTTGGGTTCCTCGTTGACCGACCATGCGGCGACGGCGCCGCAATGGGGGAGCGGCGCGTTTTCGGCGCAAGCGCAATGGCTGGAATTGCAGGGTGCGGCCGTGTTCGACGGATTCGGTAGCGTTAAATTGAGCAGCGCTTACGACATGCGGACGGTGGGCAATTTGAACATCACGGACCGCGGCTATTTCGGGGAACTGCGCACCGCCGCCGATTTGACCCTGACCGCCAGTCAGATCTATCCGACGACCTTAAGCCAGTACCTGATCCGTATCGAAAACAACCCCCAGGGTAAGTTGACTATCGTCGGCAGCGGCAACAGCTCGGTGACGCCGTTGTCGGCGGCCGGCAAATTGACCTTGCAGGCGGCCAACATCGTCCAGGGCGGTACCCTAAGGGCGCCGCTGGGCAGTTTGCAACTGCAAGCCGGCGAATCGCTGGTTCTAGCCGACGGCAGTTTGACTTCGGTGTCGGCGGCCGGCACGGTGATTCCTTTTGGGGTGACCCAGGCCGAGCTGGATTGGTTGTATGTCCTGGATAGCGTGCGCAATCTGGTATTCGATACGCCGCCGGAAAAATCCTTGCTGTTGCAAGCGCCGGACGTGGAATTGGCGGCGGGCAGCACGGTGGATTTGAGCGGCGGCGGCGACCTATACGCTTACGAATTTTTGACCGGGGCCGGCGGAACTTACGATTATCTGGATCCTAACAGTGCCGGCTACAGCGGCGGTTTTGCCATCCTGCCGAGTTTGGGTTCGGAGTTGGCACCGTTCGATCACTACGAAAATACCACGGTCGGCTGGGATTACGCGATAGGCAGCAAAGTGTATTTAAGCGGTTCCAACGGCCTGCCGGCCGGTGAATACGTGATTCTGCCCGCGCATTACGCCTTGTTGCCCGGCGCGTTTTTGGTGACGCCGCAAGCCGGCAGCCTGGACCAAACGCAAAACATAGCTACCGTGTCGGGTTTGTCGGTAGTCACGGGTTATTTTACCGATGCGGGTACCAATGCGCGCGACGCACGGTGGAGCGGTTTCTTGCTGGAAACCGGCGAGCAGCTGCGCTTGCATTCGGAGTACGCCGAATCCGGCGCGAACGATTTTTACGCCGACAAAGCCGCGAAGAACGAAACCGCCGTGCCGTTGCTGCCGCAGGATAGCGGACAAATCGCATTGCTGGCCGGTACCCGGCTGGTATTGCAAAGCGAGTTTCTGGCGGAGGCGTTTAACGGCGGGCGCGGTGCCCGGATGGACATAGCCTCCGGCGCCATCCGCGTCGTCAATGCCTTGAGCGAAACGCCGGAGCAAGGCGTGCTGGAGGTGTCCGCCGAGCAATTGAATGCGCTCAAAGTCGATAGCTTGTTGCTGGGCGGTGCCCGACAACGCGATAAAGCCAGCGGCGCCACCAACGTCGAGGTCTTTGCCCGGCAAGTGGTGTTTGCCGCCGGCGCGCAGTTGGCGGTCAAGGATTTGAGCGCGGCGGCCAGCGATACGCTGGCGGTGGAAAGCGGAGCCGTGCTCAGCGCGCAGGGTGAAGTCAATACCGGCGACAGCGTGTTGAACGTGGTCGGCGACGGCGCATTGCTGCGGGTTTCCGGCGACGAGCAAGTCGTGCTGCAACGCCAAGACGCGCCCGGAGCCGGCGGCCGATTGAGCATACAGGAAGGGGCGAGCCTGACGGCGTCCGGCTCCATGCTGTTGGACGCCAGCCAATCCACCTTGCTGCAGGGCGATATTGCCATGCAGCACGGCTCGTTGAATTTGAGCGCCAACAGCATGAATCTGGGCGAAGTGGACGATTTGGACGCTAACGCACTGAATTTGTCCAACCGCAAATTGTTGGACCTGCAAGTCGACGAATTGGTGTTGTCGGTACGTAACGGCCTCAACCTGTACGGCAACGTGCAATGGGTCGATAGCGCCGGTCAAGCGGTATTGGATGAGAACGGTCAGGCGCAGCCGATCAGTTTCGGCCGCTTGGTGATAGATAGTCCCATCATCAACGGCTACGGCGCCGACGGCGATCTGGCAGGCATACAAGCCGACAGCTTGCGCTTGCAAAACAGTTTTACCACCACCTCGGCCGGCGCCGGCGGCAGCGGCAATTTGCGCTTAAGTGCCGATACGGTGGAGATAGGCGACGGCAAAGTCGGTTTGCAAGGTTTTGCCGAGGTGGCTATCGCTGCGCATAAACAGCTGCGCGCCGACGGCGACGGCGGCCTAAACGTCGCCGCCGACTTGACGCTAACCACGCCGGCCATCACCGCCGCCAACGGCGCGCAGTTAGACGTCGATGCCAGCGGTCATGCCTTGAACATACAGACTGCCGCCGCGGAGACAGTGGCCGATGCCAGCGGCTTCGGTGCCCGCATTGGCTTGACGGCGGACAGTATCGCGTTCAATACCCGGTTATCGCTGCCGACCGGGGAGCTTCGTCTCGATGCCTTGCAAGGCGACATTAGCTTGGGCGATAACGCGCAAATCGATTTGGCCGGCCGCAGTTATGCGATAGCCGATAGCAAAGGCTATACCGGCGGCGGCAATTTATACGCCACAGCGCAACACGGCGGGATCGGCATCGCGGAGCAAGCCACGCTGAATCTGAACGGCGGTGGCGGCAGCGCCAAAGGCGGACAATTGCATCTGAGCGCGGTGGAAAGCAGCGTGCGGATAGACGGGCAAATTCAAAACCAACAAGGCCGGGCGTTTGTCGATGTCGGCCAATTCGCCGCCGGCGGTTTCGACGGTTTGGTCAATACGCTGGCGGAAGCCGGGGTAACCGACACGGTTTACCTGCGCAGCCGGAATGACGACCTAGTGCAAGGGGCCGGTTCCACGCTAAAGGCCGCCAACATTACCTTGATCTCGGACAACGGTAGCATCGATTCGGCCGGTACGCTGAACGCCGACGGCACCGAGACGGGCGGGGCTATCCGGCTGTATGCCGGCGACCTCATTCGCTTGAACGGCGCAACCCTCAGCGCGACCGGTATCAAAGGCGGCAGCGTGTTGTTGTCGGCCACCGACAGCGACGGCGACGGCAATAGCGGCATCGTGTTGGCGGCCGGGGCCACGATAGACGTCGGAAACGGCACGGCTACGGCTACCGGCACCACTAAATTGCAAGGCGGCGAAGTCACCTTGCGCACCTTGCGCGACGGCAACGGCGTGCTGTTGACCGATAACGGCGCCACGGTCAAAGGCTACGCGGAAAAAGCCGCGGTTTACGATGCCGACGGCCAATTGACCGAGTACGGTTACCGGCAATTTTTCATCGAAGCGGTCAAGCGCTATCAGGACGACAACGGCTTTTTAACCGCGGACGATTACGCGGCGATTCAAGCCGATACCGCCGCTTATATGAGCGTCGCCAACATGCAAGCGGTGACCGATACCTTCGGCGCCCGCTTGCTGGCCGGGGTGGAAGTGGTTTACGCCGGCGACTTGATGGTGGTCGACAAATGGGATTTGGCGGACTGGCGTTACAGCGAGCGCGACGACTGGGTGGCGATGCCGGGTAGTTTAACGCTACGCGCTGCCGGCGATGTAAGCGTTTACGCCTCGCTTTCCGATGGTTTCAAAGACGGGGTTCTGCCTTCGCCGTTCGGCGACATTCCGTTTACCGATATGTTGCAAGGCGGCGAGTCCTGGAACCTGCGGGTGGTGGCCGGCGCCGATTTGGCCAGTGCTGATTGGCAGGCTAGCGGGAACGCCGGCGATCTATTGATAGGTCCCAACGTTGCCATACGTACCGGCAGCGGCGACATCGCCTTGAGCGCCGGCGGCGACGTGGTATTCAGCGATCAGACCTCGGTAGTTTATAACGCCGGGCGCATCAGCGAAACCAATCCCTACGGCAGTATGGATCTGCTGATGGCAATTGGCGCGTTGCCTTATTTGTATTACCCGGTAGACGGCGGCGACTTGACGATTAGCGCCGGCGGCAATATTCAAGGCGCGCAGAGCAGCCAGTTCATTGATGCCTGGATGGGACGGCAAGGCAGCAGCGATAGACTGGAAGATGCTTATTTGGCTTCAGTTGCGGCGGATCTGGCATCGCTAAAAGACGATGCCGCCGGTCTGCAAGCCTATATCGATAGCTTGCCGGATAATTTGCAGAAGCATATCTACGACGGATACAAGCTGGATAGTCTGGCCTATAGCGCTGCAACGACTTGGGGTTTGAGTCTCGGCAACGGAGTATTTCAACAAAACGTAGGCTCGTTCGGCGGCGGCTCGGTCCAAATTTCAGCCGGGGGCGACATCAACGACTTATCGGTAATGATGCCGACTACCGGTAAACAAACCGGCGATCCGGCCTACGACCCCAACAACCCGAGCACCTTGGGTTTTATTACCAACCAGGTCGAGGTCAACGGCGGTGGTACGCTGCAGGTGACCGCCGGAAACGACATTGCCGGCGGCTTGTATTATCTGGGCGCTGGTAGCGGCAATTTGCAAGCCGGCGGATCGATTGTTGGCGGGGGGCAATATTCCAACGGAGCACAACTATTGTTGGGTGATACCCAAATGACCCTGCAAGCTAACCGCGAGGTGGTGTTGGCTGGTGTTTCCGATCCGATGATCATGCAGCCAGAAGCGCAGGGGTCAACCAACTTCTTTAGTTACAGTGACGGTAGTTCGCTTTCAGTGTTCTCGTTGGGAGGTGACGTACACTTAGGCGGGAATATCCAAGCTATTGAAGCTGACCTAAATACTACTCAAAAGAATTTGGCGGTAGTGTATCCAGCCAGTCTGGATGTAAGGGCGCTATCGGGTAGCGTGGTGCTGGACGACGCTATTGCTTTATTCCCTTCGCCCGATGCGCAATTGGTTGTTTTTGCCGATCAAGATATTAAATCGGATGGATTAATTCAACTGGGTATGTCCGATGCCGATCGTGCATTGTTGCCGGACGCGCTGACGCCGATTGCTGCCGGATCCGAGTTACAAAGCGTAGAGGCGCGATTGCAGCCGTTCGGTTTAAATACTTTGGTTCATGCTGCTGTTCCCGTGCATAGCGGTGACGAAACGCCGGTTTACTTGGTTGCACAAAATGGCAGCATCGAAAACGTGCAATTCAGTTTGGCCAAGAAGGCTGTGATACGTACCGGCAGGGATTTCAAGGACGTGATTTTGCAAATTCAGCACGCCAATGCCGACGACGTATCGATCTTGGCGGTCGGACGGGATTTGAAATTTACCAGCAGCCGCGACCTGAACGGGGCCCTGAACGGCAACAACTCCAAAATCAATGTCTCCGGGCCGGGCGATTTATTTATCCAAACCGGTCGGCATTTCGATTTAGGCGCAGCCAAAGGCCTGTACAGCGACGGCGATTTGATCAACACCGGCTTGGCTGACTCCGGCGCCTCGATCACCGTGATGGTGGGGCTGAACGGCGGCCAACCGGATTACGCGAAGATTGTGAGCCGCACGGTCGGCTTGGCGTCCTACGGCGACGAGCTGGCGCCGGCCAAAACCCGCATAGTCGAATACATGAACGCGCTGGTGGCTAACAATCCCGAGGCCAAACAGGCGGTAGTCGCCTATTTGCGCGACAAGTTAGCCGGCGAATTGCATGCCGACACTTACGCATTGAGCGACGAGCAAGTGCTTAAATTGTTCGACGAGCGCGGCGATTTGAAAGTGGCGGCTTTTCAGGCTTTGCCGTCCGTTTACACGTTGGAATTGCAATTGGCGCTCAACGCTTTGCCGGACTATGCGGCGGCGGTGGCGGCGCATACCAAGGCGGGCGAGCAGACACTGGTGGACGATGCCGGCCTGCAAACGGCGCGGAATTTGATCGTCAACTTCGTGCGCAACAGCAGCGGCGATGCCGACATGAGCGAAGGCGAAGCATTGCAGCAATTCGCCGCGCTGCCGGCAGACGAATACGC